One genomic segment of Hypomesus transpacificus isolate Combined female chromosome 5, fHypTra1, whole genome shotgun sequence includes these proteins:
- the p4ha2 gene encoding prolyl 4-hydroxylase subunit alpha-2 isoform X2 — translation MKCLPFLTWALVCSCCWRVQAEIFSSIGQMTDLIFTEKELVQSLKEYIKAEEAKLAAVKSWANKLEALTRASTSDPEGYLAHPVNAYKLMKRLNTEWAQLESLVLQDPSDGFISNMSVHRQFFPDEEDEKGAAKALMRLQDTYKLDSESFSKGKLPGMHSNALLTVDDCYDMGKTAYNEADYYHAVLWMQQALRQMDAGEDAVVTKADVLDYLSYSVYQMNDLPRAIELTRRLVAIDSDHQRAGGNLRYFERLLAKQLLEQNQESQPPVSEEPIQLGTYARPKDYLPERETYEALCRGEGVKMTTAKQSRLFCRYHDGNRNPRLLLKPMLEEDEWDSPHIVRYLNALSDLEIEKIKELAKPRLARATVRDPKTGVLTTANYRVSKSAWLEGEEDPIIERVNQRIQDITGLTVQTAELLQVANYGVGGQYEPHFDFSRRDEPDAFKTLGTGNRVATFLNYMTDVEAGGATVFPDFGAVIWPRKGTAVFWYNLFRSGEGDYRTRHAACPVLVGSKWVSNKWIHERGQEFRRPCGLTEVD, via the exons ATGAAGTGCCTACCATTCCTAACCTGGGCTCTGGTCTGCTCCTGTTGTTGGCGAGTGCAAGCGGAGATCTTCTCCTCTATAG GTCAAATGACGGACCTGATCTTCACGGAGAAGGAGCTGGTCCAATCCCTGAAGGAGTACATCAAAGCGGAGGAGGCCAAATTAGCAGCTGTCAAGAG CTGGGCCAACAAGCTGGAAGCATTGACCCGGGCCTCGACCTCTGACCCTGAAGGCTACCTGGCCCACCCGGTCAACGCCTACAAGCTGATGAAGAGACTCAACACTGAGTGGGCGCAGCTGGAGAGCCTGGTTCTGCAGGACCCCTCAGATG GGTTCATCTCCAACATGTCGGTGCACAGGCAGTTCTTCccagatgaggaggatgagaaagGGGCTGCCAAGGCCCTGATGCGCCTCCAGGACACATATAAACTGGACTCGGAAAGCTTCTCCAAAGGCAAGCTGCCAG ggATGCACTCCAACGCCCTGCTGACGGTGGACGACTGCTACGACATGGGGAAGACGGCGTACAACGAGGCGGACTACTACCACGCCGTGCTGTGGATGCAGCAGGCCCTGCGGCAGATGGACGCCGGCGAGGACGCCGTGGTGACCAAGGCGGACGTGCTGGACTACCTGAGCTACTCGGTCTACCAGATGAACGACCTGCCCCGCGCCATCGAGCTCACGCGGCGCCTCGTCGCCATCG ACTCCGACCaccagagggcaggagggaacCTGCGCTACTTTGAGCGTCTGCTCGCCAAGCAGCTGTTGGAGCAGAACCAGGAGTCCCAGCCGCCCGTCTCTGAGGAGCCCATCCAGTTGGGAACCTACGCCCGGCCCAAGGACTACCTGCCCGAAAGGGAGACCTACGAGGCCCTGTGCAGGGGCGAGGGAGTcaagatg ACCACCGCGAAGCAGAGCCGCCTGTTCTGCCGTTACCACGACGGCAACCGGAACCCCCGTCTGCTACTGAAGCCGATGCTGGAGGAGGACGAGTGGGACAGCCCCCACATCGTACGCTACCTGAACGCCCTGTCAGACCTGGAGATCGAGAAGATCAAGGAGCTGGCCAAGCCCAGG CTTGCCAGAGCCACAGTTCGAGACCCCAAAACAGGCGTCCTGACCACAGCCAACTACCGAGTATCAAAGAG TGcgtggctggagggggaggaggaccctATCATTGAGCGCGTCAACCAGAGGATACAGGACATCACAGGTCTGACAGTACAGACTGCAGAGCTGCTTCAG GTCGCTAACTACGGGGTCGGAGGGCAGTATGAGCCCCACTTTGACTTCTCCAGG AGAGATGAGCCCGATGCTTTCAAAACATTAGGCACTGGAAATCGCGTGGCCACTTTCTTGAATTAC ATGACTGATGTTGAGGCTGGAGGAGCCACGGTCTTCCCAGACTTTGGAGCAGTCATCTGGCCTAGAAAG GGAACTGCAGTCTTCTGGTACAACCTCTTcaggagtggggagggagacTACAGGACTAGGCATGCTGCTTGTCCTGTGTTAGTAGGAAGTAAATGGG TGTCCAACAAGTGGATCCATGAGAGAGGCCAGGAGTTCAGGAGACCCTGTGGCCTGACAGAAGTGGACTGA
- the p4ha2 gene encoding prolyl 4-hydroxylase subunit alpha-2 isoform X3 has product MKCLPFLTWALVCSCCWRVQAEIFSSIGQMTDLIFTEKELVQSLKEYIKAEEAKLAAVKSWANKLEALTRASTSDPEGYLAHPVNAYKLMKRLNTEWAQLESLVLQDPSDGFISNMSVHRQFFPDEEDEKGAAKALMRLQDTYKLDSESFSKGKLPGMHSNALLTVDDCYDMGKTAYNEADYYHAVLWMQQALRQMDAGEDAVVTKADVLDYLSYSVYQMNDLPRAIELTRRLVAIDSDHQRAGGNLRYFERLLAKQLLEQNQESQPPVSEEPIQLGTYARPKDYLPERETYEALCRGEGVKMTTAKQSRLFCRYHDGNRNPRLLLKPMLEEDEWDSPHIVRYLNALSDLEIEKIKELAKPRLARATVRDPKTGVLTTANYRVSKSAWLEGEEDPIIERVNQRIQDITGLTVQTAELLQVANYGVGGQYEPHFDFSRRPFDNLQVDGNRLATFLNYMTDVEAGGATVFPDFGAVIWPRKGTAVFWYNLFRSGEGDYRTRHAACPVLVGSKWVSNKWIHERGQEFRRPCGLTEVD; this is encoded by the exons ATGAAGTGCCTACCATTCCTAACCTGGGCTCTGGTCTGCTCCTGTTGTTGGCGAGTGCAAGCGGAGATCTTCTCCTCTATAG GTCAAATGACGGACCTGATCTTCACGGAGAAGGAGCTGGTCCAATCCCTGAAGGAGTACATCAAAGCGGAGGAGGCCAAATTAGCAGCTGTCAAGAG CTGGGCCAACAAGCTGGAAGCATTGACCCGGGCCTCGACCTCTGACCCTGAAGGCTACCTGGCCCACCCGGTCAACGCCTACAAGCTGATGAAGAGACTCAACACTGAGTGGGCGCAGCTGGAGAGCCTGGTTCTGCAGGACCCCTCAGATG GGTTCATCTCCAACATGTCGGTGCACAGGCAGTTCTTCccagatgaggaggatgagaaagGGGCTGCCAAGGCCCTGATGCGCCTCCAGGACACATATAAACTGGACTCGGAAAGCTTCTCCAAAGGCAAGCTGCCAG ggATGCACTCCAACGCCCTGCTGACGGTGGACGACTGCTACGACATGGGGAAGACGGCGTACAACGAGGCGGACTACTACCACGCCGTGCTGTGGATGCAGCAGGCCCTGCGGCAGATGGACGCCGGCGAGGACGCCGTGGTGACCAAGGCGGACGTGCTGGACTACCTGAGCTACTCGGTCTACCAGATGAACGACCTGCCCCGCGCCATCGAGCTCACGCGGCGCCTCGTCGCCATCG ACTCCGACCaccagagggcaggagggaacCTGCGCTACTTTGAGCGTCTGCTCGCCAAGCAGCTGTTGGAGCAGAACCAGGAGTCCCAGCCGCCCGTCTCTGAGGAGCCCATCCAGTTGGGAACCTACGCCCGGCCCAAGGACTACCTGCCCGAAAGGGAGACCTACGAGGCCCTGTGCAGGGGCGAGGGAGTcaagatg ACCACCGCGAAGCAGAGCCGCCTGTTCTGCCGTTACCACGACGGCAACCGGAACCCCCGTCTGCTACTGAAGCCGATGCTGGAGGAGGACGAGTGGGACAGCCCCCACATCGTACGCTACCTGAACGCCCTGTCAGACCTGGAGATCGAGAAGATCAAGGAGCTGGCCAAGCCCAGG CTTGCCAGAGCCACAGTTCGAGACCCCAAAACAGGCGTCCTGACCACAGCCAACTACCGAGTATCAAAGAG TGcgtggctggagggggaggaggaccctATCATTGAGCGCGTCAACCAGAGGATACAGGACATCACAGGTCTGACAGTACAGACTGCAGAGCTGCTTCAG GTCGCTAACTACGGGGTCGGAGGGCAGTATGAGCCCCACTTTGACTTCTCCAGG CGTCCTTTTGACAACCTCCAGGTCGATGGAAATAGACTTGCTACCTTCCTCAACTAC ATGACTGATGTTGAGGCTGGAGGAGCCACGGTCTTCCCAGACTTTGGAGCAGTCATCTGGCCTAGAAAG GGAACTGCAGTCTTCTGGTACAACCTCTTcaggagtggggagggagacTACAGGACTAGGCATGCTGCTTGTCCTGTGTTAGTAGGAAGTAAATGGG TGTCCAACAAGTGGATCCATGAGAGAGGCCAGGAGTTCAGGAGACCCTGTGGCCTGACAGAAGTGGACTGA
- the p4ha2 gene encoding prolyl 4-hydroxylase subunit alpha-2 isoform X1 — MKCLPFLTWALVCSCCWRVQAEIFSSIGQMTDLIFTEKELVQSLKEYIKAEEAKLAAVKSWANKLEALTRASTSDPEGYLAHPVNAYKLMKRLNTEWAQLESLVLQDPSDGFISNMSVHRQFFPDEEDEKGAAKALMRLQDTYKLDSESFSKGKLPGMHSNALLTVDDCYDMGKTAYNEADYYHAVLWMQQALRQMDAGEDAVVTKADVLDYLSYSVYQMNDLPRAIELTRRLVAIDSDHQRAGGNLRYFERLLAKQLLEQNQESQPPVSEEPIQLGTYARPKDYLPERETYEALCRGEGVKMTTAKQSRLFCRYHDGNRNPRLLLKPMLEEDEWDSPHIVRYLNALSDLEIEKIKELAKPRLARATVRDPKTGVLTTANYRVSKSAWLEGEEDPIIERVNQRIQDITGLTVQTAELLQVANYGVGGQYEPHFDFSRRPFDNLQVDGNRLATFLNYRDEPDAFKTLGTGNRVATFLNYMTDVEAGGATVFPDFGAVIWPRKGTAVFWYNLFRSGEGDYRTRHAACPVLVGSKWVSNKWIHERGQEFRRPCGLTEVD; from the exons ATGAAGTGCCTACCATTCCTAACCTGGGCTCTGGTCTGCTCCTGTTGTTGGCGAGTGCAAGCGGAGATCTTCTCCTCTATAG GTCAAATGACGGACCTGATCTTCACGGAGAAGGAGCTGGTCCAATCCCTGAAGGAGTACATCAAAGCGGAGGAGGCCAAATTAGCAGCTGTCAAGAG CTGGGCCAACAAGCTGGAAGCATTGACCCGGGCCTCGACCTCTGACCCTGAAGGCTACCTGGCCCACCCGGTCAACGCCTACAAGCTGATGAAGAGACTCAACACTGAGTGGGCGCAGCTGGAGAGCCTGGTTCTGCAGGACCCCTCAGATG GGTTCATCTCCAACATGTCGGTGCACAGGCAGTTCTTCccagatgaggaggatgagaaagGGGCTGCCAAGGCCCTGATGCGCCTCCAGGACACATATAAACTGGACTCGGAAAGCTTCTCCAAAGGCAAGCTGCCAG ggATGCACTCCAACGCCCTGCTGACGGTGGACGACTGCTACGACATGGGGAAGACGGCGTACAACGAGGCGGACTACTACCACGCCGTGCTGTGGATGCAGCAGGCCCTGCGGCAGATGGACGCCGGCGAGGACGCCGTGGTGACCAAGGCGGACGTGCTGGACTACCTGAGCTACTCGGTCTACCAGATGAACGACCTGCCCCGCGCCATCGAGCTCACGCGGCGCCTCGTCGCCATCG ACTCCGACCaccagagggcaggagggaacCTGCGCTACTTTGAGCGTCTGCTCGCCAAGCAGCTGTTGGAGCAGAACCAGGAGTCCCAGCCGCCCGTCTCTGAGGAGCCCATCCAGTTGGGAACCTACGCCCGGCCCAAGGACTACCTGCCCGAAAGGGAGACCTACGAGGCCCTGTGCAGGGGCGAGGGAGTcaagatg ACCACCGCGAAGCAGAGCCGCCTGTTCTGCCGTTACCACGACGGCAACCGGAACCCCCGTCTGCTACTGAAGCCGATGCTGGAGGAGGACGAGTGGGACAGCCCCCACATCGTACGCTACCTGAACGCCCTGTCAGACCTGGAGATCGAGAAGATCAAGGAGCTGGCCAAGCCCAGG CTTGCCAGAGCCACAGTTCGAGACCCCAAAACAGGCGTCCTGACCACAGCCAACTACCGAGTATCAAAGAG TGcgtggctggagggggaggaggaccctATCATTGAGCGCGTCAACCAGAGGATACAGGACATCACAGGTCTGACAGTACAGACTGCAGAGCTGCTTCAG GTCGCTAACTACGGGGTCGGAGGGCAGTATGAGCCCCACTTTGACTTCTCCAGG CGTCCTTTTGACAACCTCCAGGTCGATGGAAATAGACTTGCTACCTTCCTCAACTAC AGAGATGAGCCCGATGCTTTCAAAACATTAGGCACTGGAAATCGCGTGGCCACTTTCTTGAATTAC ATGACTGATGTTGAGGCTGGAGGAGCCACGGTCTTCCCAGACTTTGGAGCAGTCATCTGGCCTAGAAAG GGAACTGCAGTCTTCTGGTACAACCTCTTcaggagtggggagggagacTACAGGACTAGGCATGCTGCTTGTCCTGTGTTAGTAGGAAGTAAATGGG TGTCCAACAAGTGGATCCATGAGAGAGGCCAGGAGTTCAGGAGACCCTGTGGCCTGACAGAAGTGGACTGA